The region gtcaggTTACTAATAATTAAATGATGTAAGAGTGAGTTAATGTCAAAGGATGGAAAAATTGTCTTATGTGATAGAGCCAATTTTATCATTCTAGTTATTTATAAATGAGAGAAAACAAACATTAATTTATAAGCTCTATAGGCATAGGTGCTTATGTTAACATTTCTTCAGAGCAACTTTATTTCCAACAATTTTTTTCAACAAATTAACACAAATAAATATCCTTCCAAAAAAATACAGTGTTATGCCAAAAATACAGTGTCCATATATCATATTATTCCATAAAATAGCAAATTTTTATAGTCGATCAAATTCTAGAATAGATTGTATAAAAGATAAGCACAGCTCAGATCAACACTCATCTATTATCATTTGGTGTTCGTTTGAGTAAGACAAAGAGGCTCACTGATTCACACGATTCAGTGATAGAGAAGGCTTCTTCAAGCTTCTCGCACAGTAGCAGATCAAAGAGCTCTTCAGTATCAACCTCATCACCAAAATGATCCTTTATGGTTCCTTCAAGCCCAGCTCTAAGGGTCACTGACATCACTTTGGGTTGTGGCTTTTCGTGAGGTAGGTTCTCCATTATCTCTAAGCTAAACCAACTGTTTTGTTTGACAACTGATTCCACTTCATGGAGAGATGCATAATTAATTGGAAAGTTAAAAGAATCCAACTTTTCATTCTTAATCTTGCCCTATTTCaaaaaccaaaggaaaaagggATCATTAATTAGGCCTTGTTACTCTATTCCAGGTCAAGTAATCGTTTCATTCCTTACCTTCTTTTCCATGTCTATAAGAGAAGAGTCAACAAATTCAAATGCCTTGTTGATATAAGCATCAGAGTGAGGTGTTTTATTGGGGCGACCTGGAATAATAAGAGCCATCAAACCTCCATGGACAATCTCTTGTGCTCTAACATTTAGAAAGTTGCTCAAGTCCTTAGCATACTGATCTTCAAAAGCCTTGACAACTTCAGTCGAGGAGTTTGAGTAGTGAACTTTCCCTTTGTTCCAAGCAGGAGAGCTCTTGTCCAAAACCTCAGGTGGAACTCTAGAAAGCCATTGAACAGCACATGAAGAGTGAACAAAATTAAGAGAAGCATTGGGAAATAATCTTCTGTGGAATGAACCGGGCACCCCCGCCGCGAAGTATTGAGTTTTCGGAGGAAGAGATGTGAAAAGCTGGTTGAAGTCATTTGAAGCCTGATCGTTGAAAAACACTTGAAACTCAGGGAGGTCATCACGAGAAGTACTGGTTTTTCTTTGGCTTTTAAACTTGTGAACCACGGCATCTATTATGGTTTGCATTGCTAAGAGTGTATTAGGCCCAACTGAGCAGCCCAAGTCAACGATTTTAAAGGTTTTACAAGAAGTAAGAGTCTCGATGTCAAGTTTCTCTGATATTGATTTGTTGATGAGTTCTTTCGCAGCCTCTATAGCTTTTCTCTGAAAATGAGTGGAGAAAATTGGTTATCTCTTACATAAAAATTTACGAAAGAATATTGGTATGGTGCACACCATATGATATGATGGCCAACACTACATTATCTTGTATATGGGGAGAGGGATAATTTAATATTAGGTTTCATAtattctatttttaattttaaaacgtAAGACTCATGTTAAACTGCATTAATTATCGTGCAATGCATCATCTAGTATTTGACACTTTATAGTGGAGTCTAACAATTTAACACCTTAAGGTGTCCAACATCATGAGTTGGCTCCTCGTGATTGGTTATAATCAGTGATACTCAATATTTACCCTTTGTTTGTTAGAGAAGAGAAATGCAAAAGAAGGAAAATTTTAGAGAGAAAAgtagagagaagaaaaaaaaatctagttgGGTAAGAGGGAAGATAGAATGGAAAATAAaagtggaaagaaaaaaataagtgGGACCCATGCCAAATAT is a window of Humulus lupulus chromosome 4, drHumLupu1.1, whole genome shotgun sequence DNA encoding:
- the LOC133833154 gene encoding loganic acid O-methyltransferase-like, which encodes MVLKREKMMSVMPEVVVRPMNGGNGHYSYTKNSTFQRKAIEAAKELINKSISEKLDIETLTSCKTFKIVDLGCSVGPNTLLAMQTIIDAVVHKFKSQRKTSTSRDDLPEFQVFFNDQASNDFNQLFTSLPPKTQYFAAGVPGSFHRRLFPNASLNFVHSSCAVQWLSRVPPEVLDKSSPAWNKGKVHYSNSSTEVVKAFEDQYAKDLSNFLNVRAQEIVHGGLMALIIPGRPNKTPHSDAYINKAFEFVDSSLIDMEKKGKIKNEKLDSFNFPINYASLHEVESVVKQNSWFSLEIMENLPHEKPQPKVMSVTLRAGLEGTIKDHFGDEVDTEELFDLLLCEKLEEAFSITESCESVSLFVLLKRTPNDNR